From Acidobacteriota bacterium, one genomic window encodes:
- a CDS encoding xanthine dehydrogenase family protein, with the protein MSEVNPPRAWRNDAVAKVTGRARYADDLKFHGLLHAVPVYTDHVHARLRGVDTAAAAAAPGVVRVITAADVPGSVTFGQILQDYHMLAGDTIRCHGDVVAVVVAETRAAAVAAARLVTVTADPLPAVLDPEEALRPGAPLVHEAHGSNVINHHRVRRGDVAAGFAASDVVVEQAFRTSFIEHAYLEPEAAVAVPRPDGVMEIYGSMQHPFSTRRFTAALLGVPLADVEVRSVPMGGGFGGKDDTAAIVCARAALAARLTGRPVKLTYDREWSVRESYKRHPYRLHYRMGLTRDGSIQAVAVRIVADGGAYCSVTPWVTWRSTVQCCGPYRVPHVACDTYGVYTNNVFTGAMRGFGSPQVNFCIEQLVEMAAERLGISPLEIRRRNMVRQGDTTITGQVLDTHVVSLEQVLDRVVAESDYEAKRARCAHGRADGDELYGVGLAMSYRGMSLGAEGKDFNSAIVNVQFDGSILLETGIHENGQGAESAMVLLLADELGVRRERIRYRQASTSGIPDGGTTVASRGTLMGGGAVVHAARALKEKMAAVLAPRLGCAPGDVAFRDDAVWGPGGARLTVEEAVREMWQAQEYPYAFGVFQGPHVTWDEATGQGNAYFTWVYGCQAAEVTVNRRTGKVKVLGMWAAHDVGRAVNPPMLLGQYYGGMAMGLGYGLTEAVEIKAGRIRSLNFDRYRIPRATDLPEMHADIVENPDPLSPSRAKGIGEPTNELMAPAIANAVAAATGRLYCEQPVRVDPAELAAGAEPGSKEEAPCS; encoded by the coding sequence ATGTCTGAAGTGAATCCGCCCCGCGCCTGGCGCAACGACGCGGTCGCCAAGGTGACCGGCCGCGCCCGCTACGCCGACGACCTGAAGTTCCACGGCCTGCTCCACGCCGTGCCCGTGTACACCGACCACGTTCATGCGCGCCTCCGCGGCGTGGACACCGCCGCGGCCGCCGCCGCCCCCGGTGTGGTCCGCGTGATCACCGCCGCCGACGTGCCGGGCAGCGTCACCTTCGGCCAAATTCTGCAGGATTACCACATGCTCGCCGGCGACACGATCCGCTGCCACGGCGACGTGGTGGCGGTGGTGGTGGCCGAGACACGCGCCGCGGCGGTGGCCGCCGCGCGGCTCGTCACCGTGACCGCCGACCCGCTCCCCGCCGTGCTGGACCCAGAGGAGGCGCTCCGGCCCGGCGCGCCGCTGGTGCATGAGGCGCACGGTTCCAACGTGATCAACCACCACCGCGTCCGCCGCGGCGACGTGGCCGCGGGATTCGCCGCGTCCGACGTCGTCGTGGAACAGGCGTTCCGCACGTCGTTCATCGAGCATGCCTACCTGGAACCCGAGGCGGCGGTGGCCGTGCCGCGCCCCGACGGCGTGATGGAGATCTACGGCTCCATGCAGCACCCGTTCAGCACCCGCCGCTTCACCGCGGCGCTGCTCGGTGTGCCGCTCGCCGACGTGGAGGTCCGCTCCGTCCCCATGGGCGGCGGCTTCGGCGGCAAGGACGACACCGCCGCCATCGTCTGCGCCCGGGCGGCCCTGGCGGCGCGGCTCACCGGCCGGCCGGTGAAGCTGACCTACGACCGGGAATGGTCGGTGCGCGAGAGCTACAAGCGCCACCCGTACCGGCTGCACTACCGGATGGGCCTGACCCGCGACGGCAGCATCCAGGCGGTGGCGGTGCGCATCGTCGCCGACGGCGGCGCCTACTGCTCGGTGACGCCGTGGGTGACGTGGCGCTCCACCGTCCAGTGCTGCGGCCCGTACCGGGTGCCCCACGTCGCGTGCGACACCTACGGCGTCTACACGAACAACGTCTTCACCGGCGCCATGCGCGGCTTCGGCTCGCCCCAGGTCAACTTCTGCATCGAGCAGCTCGTGGAGATGGCCGCCGAGCGGCTGGGTATCTCGCCGCTGGAGATCCGCCGCCGCAACATGGTGCGCCAGGGCGACACCACCATCACCGGCCAGGTGCTGGACACCCACGTGGTCAGCCTGGAGCAGGTGCTGGACCGCGTGGTGGCCGAGTCGGACTATGAGGCCAAGCGCGCCCGCTGCGCGCACGGCCGCGCCGACGGCGACGAGCTGTACGGCGTCGGCCTGGCCATGAGCTACCGCGGCATGAGTCTGGGCGCCGAGGGGAAGGACTTCAACTCGGCCATCGTCAACGTCCAGTTCGACGGCTCCATCCTGCTGGAGACGGGCATCCACGAGAACGGCCAGGGCGCCGAGTCGGCCATGGTGCTGCTGCTGGCCGACGAGCTCGGTGTGCGCCGGGAGCGGATCCGCTACCGCCAGGCGTCCACGTCCGGCATCCCCGACGGCGGCACCACGGTGGCTTCGCGCGGCACCCTGATGGGCGGCGGCGCGGTGGTCCATGCCGCCCGTGCGCTCAAGGAGAAGATGGCCGCCGTGCTGGCGCCGCGCCTGGGCTGCGCGCCCGGCGACGTGGCGTTCCGCGACGACGCCGTCTGGGGCCCCGGCGGCGCGCGGCTGACGGTCGAGGAGGCGGTGCGCGAGATGTGGCAGGCCCAGGAATACCCGTACGCGTTCGGCGTCTTCCAGGGGCCGCACGTGACGTGGGACGAGGCGACAGGGCAGGGGAACGCCTACTTCACCTGGGTCTACGGCTGCCAGGCGGCCGAGGTCACGGTGAACCGCCGCACCGGCAAGGTGAAGGTGCTGGGGATGTGGGCGGCCCACGACGTGGGCCGGGCGGTGAATCCGCCCATGCTCCTGGGACAGTACTACGGCGGCATGGCCATGGGACTTGGCTACGGCTTGACCGAGGCGGTGGAAATCAAAGCGGGTAGAATCCGGTCGCTGAACTTCGACCGGTACCGCATCCCCCGCGCCACCGACCTGCCCGAGATGCACGCGGACATCGTCGAGAATCCGGACCCGCTCTCCCCCTCGCGCGCCAAGGGGATCGGCGAGCCCACCAACGAGCTGATGGCGCCGGCGATCGCCAACGCCGTCGCCGCGGCCACCGGCCGGCTGTACTGCGAGCAGCCGGTGCGCGTCGATCCCGCGGAACTCGCCGCCGGCGCCGAGCCGGGCTCAAAAGAGGAGGCGCCATGCAGCTGA
- a CDS encoding (2Fe-2S)-binding protein translates to MQLTINGRAVTVPDSDGPRRLLEFLREEMDLTGAKNGCGIGVCGACTVLLDDRPVRACRQTVADAAGRRLLTIEGLAAPDGTLHPLQQAFVDHGAIQCGFCTPGMVLTAHAFLLKHPSPTRAEIRRAISANLCRCTGYQQIVDAIESAAPFYHR, encoded by the coding sequence ATGCAGCTGACCATCAACGGACGCGCCGTCACGGTGCCCGACAGCGACGGTCCGCGCCGCCTGCTGGAGTTCCTCCGGGAGGAGATGGACCTGACGGGCGCCAAGAACGGCTGCGGCATCGGGGTGTGCGGCGCCTGCACGGTGCTGCTGGACGACCGGCCGGTGCGCGCCTGCCGCCAGACCGTGGCCGATGCCGCCGGGCGGCGGCTGCTCACCATCGAGGGGCTGGCGGCGCCCGACGGCACGCTGCATCCGCTCCAGCAGGCGTTCGTGGACCACGGCGCCATCCAGTGCGGCTTCTGTACGCCGGGGATGGTGCTCACCGCCCACGCCTTTCTGCTCAAGCACCCGTCGCCCACCCGGGCGGAGATCCGCCGGGCCATCTCGGCCAACCTGTGCCGCTGCACCGGCTACCAGCAGATCGTCGACGCCATCGAGTCCGCCGCGCCGTTCTACCACCGGTGA